From the Vibrio algarum genome, one window contains:
- a CDS encoding carbohydrate ABC transporter permease — MNSPNTPPVPKRSFGDRLQNWLPKIVLAPSVLVVVVCIYGYIFWTAFLSMTNSRFLPSYKFVGLSQYEKLLDNDRWTTSIMNLGIFGVMFILIAILLGVALAIFLDQNIRQEGAIRTIYLYPMALSFIVTGTAWKWILNPGLGIEKLVHDWGYTDFTFDWIVDSEMVVYTLVIAAVWQSSGFVMAMFLAGLRGIDSSIIKAAQIDGASLPTIYFKIIMPCLRPVFFSAVIITSHIAIKSFDLVTALTAGGPGYSSDLPALFMYAHSFTRGQIGLGAASAMMMLGGILAILVPYLYSELREKKS, encoded by the coding sequence TTGAATTCGCCTAACACACCACCTGTGCCTAAACGAAGTTTTGGTGACAGACTACAAAATTGGCTTCCTAAAATAGTACTAGCCCCTAGCGTATTAGTTGTTGTGGTATGCATATACGGGTACATATTTTGGACAGCCTTCCTTTCGATGACCAACTCTCGATTTTTACCGAGTTACAAATTTGTCGGCCTTTCTCAATATGAGAAATTGTTAGACAATGACCGTTGGACAACGTCAATTATGAACCTTGGAATATTCGGTGTGATGTTTATCCTCATCGCCATCCTCCTTGGAGTCGCCTTAGCCATTTTTCTAGATCAAAACATTCGACAAGAAGGCGCAATCAGAACCATCTACCTTTACCCAATGGCGCTATCTTTTATCGTTACAGGTACAGCTTGGAAATGGATCCTTAACCCTGGATTAGGCATTGAAAAACTCGTACACGATTGGGGGTACACTGACTTTACCTTTGACTGGATCGTTGATTCAGAAATGGTGGTCTATACGCTTGTTATAGCGGCGGTTTGGCAATCATCTGGCTTTGTGATGGCGATGTTCTTAGCCGGTTTGAGAGGTATCGATAGTTCTATTATAAAAGCCGCACAAATAGATGGTGCGAGCTTACCGACTATCTACTTCAAGATAATCATGCCCTGCTTAAGGCCCGTTTTTTTCAGCGCCGTTATCATTACTTCGCATATTGCGATTAAGAGCTTTGACCTCGTTACCGCATTAACAGCCGGTGGCCCAGGTTACTCGTCTGATCTACCAGCTCTCTTTATGTATGCACACTCGTTCACACGTGGTCAGATCGGTTTAGGTGCTGCCAGTGCCATGATGATGCTGGGTGGGATTTTAGCGATATTGGTTCCTTATCTCTATTCAGAACTTAGGGAGAAGAAATCATGA
- a CDS encoding ABC transporter substrate-binding protein has product MNIKKTLLTLSLLSATQFATAGEVEVLHWWTSGGEAKSVSALKDMLESQGHTWKDFAVAGGSGTSAMTVLKTRAVSGNPPAAAQIKGHDIQEWGGLGFLASLDDVATANKWDSLVPPMVSDIMKFDGEYVAVPVNVHRVNWLWANKEVFQKAGVKVPATMDEFFMVGDKLKEAGIIPLAHGGQAWQDATVFEAVALSVLGSDGYNKAFVDLDMDTLSGDQMVETFRLFQKMHNYIDKNSPGRDWNVATSMVINGEAAMQIMGDWAKGEFTAAGKMPGKDYVCVPAPGTSGQFTHNVDSFAFFQLSDPEKQKAQQALAATILTPEFQEVFNLNKGSIPVRLDADMSKFDSCAVDSMKDFKATAKSGDLVPSMAHGMSTTSYAQGAIYDVVTNFFNDPNADPKEAAGKLAKAVKAAM; this is encoded by the coding sequence ATGAACATTAAAAAAACCCTACTTACTCTATCCCTACTCTCTGCTACACAATTTGCAACAGCTGGCGAAGTTGAAGTACTTCACTGGTGGACATCAGGCGGCGAGGCTAAATCTGTATCAGCACTAAAAGACATGCTAGAAAGCCAAGGTCACACTTGGAAAGATTTTGCTGTCGCAGGTGGCTCTGGTACCAGTGCAATGACCGTTCTTAAAACTCGTGCAGTATCTGGTAACCCACCAGCAGCGGCACAAATCAAAGGACACGATATTCAAGAATGGGGTGGCTTAGGTTTCCTAGCTAGCCTTGATGACGTAGCGACAGCAAACAAGTGGGATTCTCTCGTTCCACCTATGGTATCGGACATCATGAAATTTGATGGCGAGTATGTTGCGGTTCCTGTCAACGTTCACCGTGTAAACTGGTTGTGGGCAAATAAAGAAGTCTTTCAAAAAGCAGGGGTCAAAGTGCCAGCGACTATGGACGAGTTCTTTATGGTGGGTGACAAGCTAAAAGAAGCAGGAATTATCCCGTTAGCTCATGGTGGACAAGCTTGGCAGGACGCAACGGTATTTGAAGCTGTGGCACTTAGCGTATTAGGCAGCGACGGCTACAACAAGGCCTTCGTTGATCTAGATATGGATACCTTAAGTGGTGACCAAATGGTCGAAACTTTCCGTCTATTCCAAAAAATGCACAATTACATCGACAAAAACTCTCCAGGACGTGATTGGAATGTCGCCACGTCTATGGTTATCAATGGTGAAGCAGCCATGCAAATCATGGGTGACTGGGCGAAAGGTGAGTTTACTGCTGCAGGAAAAATGCCAGGAAAAGACTACGTTTGTGTTCCAGCTCCGGGCACATCAGGTCAATTTACTCATAACGTAGATAGTTTTGCTTTCTTCCAATTATCTGACCCTGAGAAACAAAAAGCACAACAAGCGTTGGCAGCAACTATCTTAACGCCTGAGTTCCAAGAAGTATTTAACCTTAACAAAGGTTCAATACCAGTGCGTCTAGATGCGGATATGTCTAAGTTTGATTCTTGTGCAGTTGATTCTATGAAGGACTTTAAAGCCACAGCGAAGAGTGGTGATCTTGTTCCAAGTATGGCACACGGCATGTCTACAACAAGCTATGCTCAAGGCGCAATTTATGACGTAGTGACTAACTTCTTTAACGATCCAAATGCTGATCCAAAAGAAGCTGCTGGCAAACTAGCGAAAGCAGTTAAAGCAGCAATGTAA
- a CDS encoding response regulator translates to MKEQAHILVVDDDHEIRDLLDKYLTKSGYQVSVAEDGEAMHAHLQVHGYPTLILLDVMLPGDDGFALCQQVRKNSNVPIIMLTAVSDETDQIIGLEIGADDYIAKPFNPRQLIARIKAVLRRSHFEEEAHGDKLPKAINFGVWHLDTLAHGLINQETNEQFELSGSDFALLMLFLSRPNEILDRDTISCATRGREALPFERGIDVQLSRLRSRLGDNGKQHQYIKTMRGNGYIFTAPVTYEH, encoded by the coding sequence ATGAAGGAACAGGCACATATCTTGGTGGTTGATGATGATCATGAGATACGCGATTTACTCGATAAATACCTAACCAAATCCGGATATCAAGTCTCTGTAGCAGAAGATGGCGAAGCAATGCATGCTCATTTGCAAGTACACGGCTACCCGACGTTAATTCTTCTTGATGTCATGTTACCCGGTGATGACGGTTTTGCTTTGTGCCAGCAAGTTAGAAAAAATTCTAACGTTCCTATTATTATGCTTACCGCCGTGTCTGATGAAACTGACCAAATTATCGGCTTAGAAATCGGTGCGGATGATTACATAGCAAAACCATTTAACCCAAGGCAGCTTATCGCACGCATCAAAGCCGTACTTCGCCGGAGTCACTTTGAAGAGGAAGCTCATGGCGACAAACTACCAAAAGCGATTAATTTTGGAGTATGGCATTTGGATACCTTGGCGCATGGATTAATTAATCAAGAGACTAACGAACAGTTCGAGCTCTCTGGCAGTGATTTTGCTCTGCTGATGTTGTTCCTTTCTCGGCCAAACGAAATATTAGATCGCGATACTATCTCATGCGCTACACGCGGCCGTGAAGCGCTTCCTTTTGAACGAGGTATTGACGTACAACTTAGCCGCCTTCGCTCTCGCCTGGGGGATAACGGAAAGCAACACCAATATATTAAAACCATGCGCGGCAATGGTTATATATTTACAGCCCCTGTAACCTACGAGCACTAA
- a CDS encoding DUF1611 domain-containing protein — protein MSNLAPVLTELSPLATSSDSIPTAIVYCEGQFGKIDGKTANGLVRHSQKYRILSVIDSETAGLNSGEVLGEEKNNIPIVSNVEQAMALSEQSPDYFIFGIAPSSGTLSNSEKSIILNAMSLKMNIVNGLHEFLTDNPTFVEASKLNNVKILDIRKPKRKEDLKTFSGKIHSVKCPRIAIMGTDCALGKRTTATILTNTLRKKGLNVVMIATGQTGIIQGAAYCVALDAVPSQFCAGELESVIVEAYEKEKPDLIIIEGQGALSHPAFSTSSFILRGSCPTGVILQHSPGRINRIDFTGMPMPTVASEIRLIETFSDTSVIGVTLNHEGVPVNEIDSSIYCHAAKLGIPTTDALTQPTTHLIEMVFSAFPYLESKMTSKA, from the coding sequence ATGTCAAATTTAGCACCAGTACTAACAGAACTCTCTCCTCTAGCTACATCATCAGATTCAATACCTACTGCCATTGTTTATTGCGAAGGTCAATTTGGAAAAATTGATGGAAAAACTGCGAATGGGCTTGTGAGACACTCACAAAAATATCGCATTTTGTCTGTTATCGATAGCGAAACGGCCGGATTAAATTCTGGTGAAGTACTAGGTGAAGAAAAAAATAATATACCTATCGTATCTAACGTTGAACAAGCCATGGCATTATCCGAACAAAGTCCAGACTATTTTATATTTGGTATCGCACCTTCTAGCGGAACATTATCTAATTCGGAAAAATCTATCATTCTCAATGCGATGTCATTAAAAATGAATATTGTAAATGGACTACATGAATTTTTAACCGATAACCCAACATTTGTAGAAGCTAGCAAACTCAACAATGTCAAAATACTGGATATTCGAAAACCTAAACGAAAAGAAGATTTAAAGACATTCAGTGGGAAAATCCACAGCGTAAAATGCCCACGTATCGCCATCATGGGTACAGATTGTGCGCTTGGCAAGCGCACGACCGCAACAATATTGACCAACACACTACGTAAAAAAGGTCTCAATGTTGTCATGATAGCAACGGGTCAAACCGGTATCATTCAAGGTGCTGCATACTGTGTAGCATTAGATGCCGTGCCTTCACAATTTTGTGCTGGCGAACTAGAGTCTGTCATCGTAGAGGCTTATGAAAAAGAAAAACCTGACTTAATTATCATCGAAGGACAAGGGGCATTAAGCCACCCTGCATTTTCTACAAGTTCATTTATACTTCGCGGTAGCTGCCCAACTGGCGTGATATTACAGCATTCACCTGGACGGATTAATCGTATTGACTTCACAGGAATGCCAATGCCAACCGTTGCTTCAGAGATACGTCTCATTGAAACCTTTTCTGACACCTCTGTTATTGGCGTAACACTCAACCATGAAGGTGTACCGGTAAATGAAATAGATTCATCAATATATTGCCATGCAGCTAAACTAGGTATCCCTACAACTGATGCACTAACTCAACCTACTACCCATCTTATAGAAATGGTCTTCTCTGCGTTTCCCTATTTGGAAAGCAAAATGACATCAAAAGCTTGA
- a CDS encoding DUF924 family protein, which produces MKTEQGYHAVLKFWFVECTPEMWFKKDLNFDQTLKNRFLNLHQQASQGELFQWRMTAQGRLAEIIILDQFSRNIFRDTPAAFANDALALVLAQEAVAIGADHKLDQREKTFIYMPYMHSESQLIHEEALRLFTRLGQQDNLDFEIKHKVIIDRFGRYPHRNDILGRESTQEELNFLKEPNSGF; this is translated from the coding sequence ATGAAAACAGAACAGGGTTATCATGCGGTATTGAAATTTTGGTTTGTAGAATGCACACCGGAAATGTGGTTCAAGAAAGATCTCAATTTCGATCAGACCCTTAAAAATCGATTTCTAAATTTGCATCAACAAGCGAGTCAAGGTGAGTTATTCCAATGGAGAATGACAGCACAGGGGCGTTTAGCTGAAATAATAATATTAGATCAGTTTTCAAGGAATATTTTTAGGGATACTCCCGCTGCATTTGCTAACGATGCCTTAGCATTGGTGTTAGCTCAAGAAGCGGTTGCTATTGGTGCTGATCATAAGCTAGATCAGAGAGAGAAAACGTTTATATATATGCCTTATATGCACAGTGAATCACAATTAATTCATGAAGAGGCGTTAAGGTTATTTACTCGTCTTGGCCAACAAGACAATTTGGACTTTGAGATTAAACATAAGGTCATTATTGATAGGTTTGGTCGCTACCCTCACCGAAATGACATTTTGGGAAGAGAATCGACGCAAGAAGAGCTAAACTTCTTAAAGGAGCCTAACTCTGGGTTTTAA
- a CDS encoding MipA/OmpV family protein encodes MKTPHILALSMLFTSQISLAETYLMNGNIYSNKGDFFVELGALTSSDYYKEQKDSTSILYNGGYRGDNFNIDLSGLNYRFFMDDTGIFNANIYAAISGSPYESSDAKVLAGMSQRRVGADLGLNGDINFGDGIFSLFFQHDVTGASGGYNTGLKYAHIFDFGAIDLVPFAGVTYYSDDYVDYYYGVKKSEAKGKRTAYKPEGEFVYTAGYKLIAELGENLNFNHSAAYVGLGDEMSKSPIMENDYQWLLTASISYHF; translated from the coding sequence ATGAAGACTCCACATATTTTGGCTCTATCAATGCTATTCACATCTCAAATAAGCCTTGCAGAAACCTACTTAATGAATGGTAATATTTATTCCAACAAAGGCGATTTTTTTGTTGAACTAGGCGCGTTAACTTCAAGTGACTATTATAAGGAACAAAAAGATTCAACGTCTATCCTATATAACGGTGGATATCGAGGCGATAATTTCAATATTGATCTTAGTGGACTAAATTATCGATTCTTCATGGATGATACCGGTATTTTTAATGCTAACATTTATGCTGCGATCTCTGGATCTCCCTATGAATCTAGCGACGCAAAAGTGCTTGCTGGCATGTCTCAACGTAGGGTCGGTGCAGATCTTGGTTTGAATGGTGACATAAATTTTGGTGACGGAATATTCTCCCTATTCTTCCAACATGACGTAACTGGAGCTTCAGGTGGTTATAACACTGGGCTAAAATACGCACATATTTTCGATTTTGGCGCTATTGACCTTGTTCCTTTTGCTGGTGTCACTTATTACAGTGATGACTACGTAGATTATTACTACGGTGTGAAAAAATCTGAAGCTAAAGGTAAAAGAACTGCTTATAAACCTGAAGGAGAATTTGTTTATACCGCAGGTTATAAGCTTATCGCTGAATTAGGTGAAAATTTAAACTTTAACCACAGTGCCGCTTACGTGGGACTTGGAGACGAAATGTCTAAATCTCCTATTATGGAGAATGACTACCAATGGCTTCTAACGGCTAGTATTTCTTATCATTTCTGA
- a CDS encoding DUF3861 domain-containing protein — MNQVEAKSLQFEFQDREDLFKVVDIIKEGSGLEESLATRVSVALRLLGPVMMKNHRHPLFVDFMPHFKSFMHNLKSTVKNTARNK, encoded by the coding sequence ATAAACCAAGTCGAAGCAAAGTCATTGCAATTTGAGTTTCAAGACAGAGAAGATTTATTCAAGGTTGTAGACATTATAAAAGAAGGTAGTGGTCTAGAGGAGTCACTTGCAACAAGAGTAAGTGTCGCGTTACGTCTATTAGGCCCCGTGATGATGAAAAATCACAGGCATCCACTGTTTGTCGATTTTATGCCCCACTTTAAATCGTTTATGCACAATTTAAAAAGCACAGTTAAAAATACAGCTAGAAATAAATAG
- a CDS encoding succinylglutamate desuccinylase/aspartoacylase family protein, whose product MASSLNECIIPMYPTIQALNVDALSAGEHKFWFAVATDAIGHPQTLAVRVFKGKKPGKRIMITAGVHGDEQNGILTAQQLARTLVGLDVFGTVTIVPTVNLSGIARHSRDFHSAAPDSSSANLNRVFPGSPTGDDASRYAHSLWENLLKPNADLAIDLHSQTSGSAYPLYAFADYRLEDSIRMARLINPDVILNDPGDPGILETVYNRAGIPSITIEVGIGRYTDLEMVGRATHGILNILKFYKIIQGSLDTKETRCIEGNDVISVRAKQGGFVICHVELMDTVTEGQVLATQYNSFGDEVETYKAPICATVISHNVESVRAPGSLIVRLIR is encoded by the coding sequence ATGGCCAGTTCATTAAACGAATGTATTATCCCGATGTACCCAACAATTCAAGCTCTAAACGTTGATGCCCTATCTGCTGGTGAGCATAAATTTTGGTTTGCAGTGGCTACCGATGCGATTGGCCACCCACAAACTCTAGCTGTTAGGGTATTTAAAGGGAAAAAACCAGGGAAACGCATCATGATCACGGCAGGTGTTCATGGTGATGAGCAAAATGGCATCTTAACCGCACAGCAGTTAGCAAGGACTTTAGTAGGGTTGGATGTATTCGGTACGGTGACCATTGTACCAACGGTCAACCTATCAGGCATTGCTCGCCATAGTCGTGATTTCCACTCTGCAGCTCCAGATAGTTCGTCTGCCAATTTAAACCGCGTATTTCCCGGTAGCCCCACCGGAGATGATGCAAGTCGCTACGCTCACAGCCTGTGGGAAAATCTACTTAAACCCAATGCAGATTTAGCTATTGATCTCCATTCTCAAACAAGCGGCTCCGCCTACCCACTTTACGCCTTTGCAGACTATCGACTAGAAGACTCCATTCGTATGGCTCGACTTATCAACCCAGATGTCATTCTAAATGACCCTGGCGATCCGGGTATTCTTGAAACAGTCTACAATCGAGCTGGTATTCCTTCTATTACCATAGAAGTTGGAATTGGTCGGTACACTGATCTTGAGATGGTAGGTCGTGCGACCCATGGCATATTAAATATTCTTAAGTTTTATAAGATCATACAAGGTAGTCTCGACACCAAAGAAACGCGGTGTATTGAGGGTAACGACGTTATCAGTGTACGTGCTAAACAGGGGGGATTCGTCATTTGTCATGTTGAACTGATGGATACGGTGACAGAAGGCCAAGTCTTAGCGACACAATACAACAGCTTTGGTGATGAAGTAGAAACTTATAAAGCACCAATATGTGCAACCGTTATAAGCCATAATGTCGAGTCCGTAAGAGCTCCTGGTTCATTGATAGTCAGATTAATCCGCTGA
- a CDS encoding GGDEF domain-containing protein — translation MIRAAFLTISFLWLVVINNTAHANYDSLSRTYNVAIEADDITTRILFDSAADHLDLNLKYITYPSFDAILKAIEAGKADFAANVTFTEERSIRFEISHPTNIEYTYLFSKKGTHLNKIKVVGVPEGTIYGDLIREYYPEIKQISYLGHDAAVDLLKTNAVGGVVDAINQLKPMLMKGFEAEILNDQIPIKPVSIVAPTGKHTELLRKIQEHTNSETVQRELSEAIKKYQFTIRQQSLRAAVSQSKLDLQKTYTVKSENLDEYTVYHENGTIEGISVDVVYQACGILGIKCEIISTADETWESMYSDLLRKDIDIISAAIIAQSRKNYMYFSEPYYSPEVLLIKRQGYKNNVYSNISELITERIGVIKEDFYDSLLSRMLPNKALYKYSNQESQVQALLNNEVDYIVLSRTNYNHLLLKSEMVLPFEEDTLIGSFYSSKVAVAFAKNEMGQQLSPLFSRAIQMLNLPQIINKYNVVPDWRANLLSEKEFNSYRLWLLFFLLALVVAIAYYLHVQSITDNLTKLKNRRALYRKYSRGISAQHTVIYLDVNKFKSINDTYGHEVGDKVLELLAEKINTNWKGNAYRIGGDEFILICNEKLSEKRECLFNSISNFESFSYIDSQNDLSLIVSSAVGISWRRKHHMPLENVLRDTEAEMYKAKYSALDSRTSLDIQSN, via the coding sequence ATGATAAGAGCGGCTTTCCTTACAATAAGTTTTTTATGGCTGGTAGTCATTAACAATACTGCCCATGCTAATTACGACTCCTTGTCTCGAACTTATAACGTGGCAATTGAAGCTGATGACATCACGACGCGTATATTATTTGATTCAGCAGCAGATCATTTGGATCTCAATTTAAAATACATTACCTACCCTAGTTTCGATGCCATATTGAAAGCTATTGAAGCTGGTAAAGCCGACTTTGCTGCAAATGTTACCTTTACGGAAGAGAGGTCAATTCGTTTTGAAATATCACATCCGACAAATATTGAATACACCTATCTCTTTAGTAAGAAAGGCACTCACCTAAATAAAATTAAAGTCGTAGGCGTCCCAGAAGGCACCATTTATGGTGATTTAATTCGTGAATACTACCCTGAGATTAAGCAAATTTCTTATCTGGGACACGATGCCGCTGTTGACCTTTTAAAGACTAACGCTGTTGGAGGTGTTGTTGATGCAATTAATCAACTAAAACCTATGCTCATGAAAGGCTTTGAAGCAGAAATTTTGAATGATCAAATCCCTATAAAACCCGTGTCCATCGTCGCTCCCACCGGAAAACACACTGAATTACTCAGAAAAATTCAAGAACATACAAACAGTGAAACCGTACAACGAGAGCTGAGCGAAGCCATAAAAAAGTATCAATTTACTATTCGCCAACAATCTCTGCGCGCAGCAGTCAGTCAAAGCAAACTAGATCTACAAAAAACTTACACCGTTAAATCAGAAAATCTAGATGAGTATACTGTCTATCATGAAAACGGCACTATCGAAGGTATTAGTGTCGATGTGGTATATCAAGCTTGTGGGATCTTGGGTATAAAGTGTGAAATTATCAGTACAGCAGACGAAACATGGGAAAGCATGTATTCTGATTTACTGCGTAAGGATATTGATATCATATCGGCAGCTATTATTGCTCAAAGTCGAAAAAATTATATGTATTTTAGCGAACCATACTACTCTCCAGAGGTGCTTCTAATAAAGAGGCAAGGCTATAAGAATAATGTTTATAGTAATATTTCAGAACTGATTACAGAACGAATTGGAGTAATAAAAGAAGATTTTTACGATAGTTTATTAAGCCGCATGCTGCCAAATAAAGCATTGTATAAGTATAGCAACCAAGAGAGCCAGGTTCAGGCTTTACTAAACAATGAAGTCGACTACATTGTGTTAAGTCGAACTAATTACAACCACTTGTTACTTAAATCAGAGATGGTACTTCCCTTTGAAGAAGACACGTTAATAGGGAGCTTCTACTCATCTAAAGTAGCGGTTGCATTCGCTAAAAATGAAATGGGACAGCAACTGTCACCTCTCTTTTCTCGAGCAATCCAAATGCTCAATTTACCTCAAATTATAAATAAATATAACGTTGTTCCCGATTGGCGTGCAAACTTACTTAGTGAAAAAGAATTTAATAGTTACCGATTATGGCTTTTGTTTTTCCTTCTCGCTCTGGTTGTTGCTATCGCTTACTATCTCCATGTTCAATCAATAACTGACAACTTAACAAAATTAAAAAATCGTCGGGCGTTGTATCGAAAATACTCGCGAGGGATATCTGCTCAACATACCGTTATCTATTTAGACGTGAATAAGTTTAAGTCGATTAACGACACATATGGGCATGAAGTTGGAGACAAAGTATTAGAACTATTAGCGGAAAAAATTAATACGAATTGGAAAGGCAATGCCTATCGTATCGGAGGCGATGAGTTTATATTAATCTGTAACGAAAAATTAAGTGAAAAAAGAGAATGCTTATTTAATTCTATCTCTAATTTCGAAAGCTTTTCTTATATAGATTCACAAAATGATCTCAGCTTAATTGTCAGTTCCGCTGTTGGTATTTCATGGCGAAGAAAACACCATATGCCATTAGAAAATGTGTTACGCGATACAGAAGCTGAAATGTATAAAGCGAAATATAGTGCACTAGATTCTAGAACGTCACTCGATATCCAATCAAACTGA
- a CDS encoding DUF2798 domain-containing protein, with the protein MGKNRFENFIFSLVICFLMVLGMTLYNGFLHTTNKIGVFGSLISLQFLTIFIVAFIIDWFAVAPIVKKLVANITTDKTPFIKKIMLISTLMVLFMCTAMSLVATFVQGYEGSLLNAYAHSFALNLIFALPLQFFVVGPIARSLFFKVFPQPTLQTAN; encoded by the coding sequence ATGGGTAAGAACAGATTTGAGAACTTTATCTTCTCGCTAGTCATTTGCTTTTTAATGGTATTAGGAATGACCTTGTATAATGGTTTTCTGCATACAACGAACAAGATAGGTGTTTTTGGTTCCCTAATTTCGCTGCAATTTTTAACTATTTTTATAGTTGCATTCATAATTGATTGGTTTGCTGTGGCACCAATAGTAAAAAAACTAGTCGCCAATATAACTACCGATAAAACACCTTTCATAAAAAAAATCATGCTCATCTCAACTCTAATGGTTCTTTTTATGTGCACTGCGATGTCGTTAGTTGCCACCTTTGTTCAAGGTTATGAGGGTTCACTATTGAATGCTTATGCTCATTCGTTCGCACTAAATTTAATATTTGCCTTACCACTACAGTTTTTTGTGGTGGGACCAATAGCACGTAGCTTATTTTTCAAGGTATTTCCTCAACCGACACTACAGACAGCTAACTAA
- a CDS encoding MarR family winged helix-turn-helix transcriptional regulator produces MSQAKFIETLGVVDLISEKHKQLRQITMERIGQRFEVRFSEMDIYLISLNQDNPMSLSESARFMNISRQAVHKHAKHLTALGFIQLVTSEANRRDKVIKLTQAGQELSIKINDIKSELEAELDAELGSENYDQIRTLFRGHWKLRT; encoded by the coding sequence ATGAGTCAGGCTAAGTTTATAGAAACACTAGGTGTTGTTGACCTTATTAGTGAAAAACATAAACAACTCAGGCAAATTACGATGGAGAGAATAGGTCAACGTTTTGAGGTGAGATTTTCTGAAATGGATATCTATTTGATCAGCCTGAATCAAGATAACCCGATGAGTTTGAGTGAATCTGCTCGATTTATGAATATCAGCCGCCAAGCGGTTCACAAACATGCAAAACATTTAACAGCGCTTGGTTTTATACAGCTCGTTACTTCGGAAGCAAACCGTAGGGACAAAGTCATCAAACTTACGCAGGCTGGTCAGGAACTAAGCATAAAAATCAATGATATAAAATCTGAATTAGAAGCGGAATTAGACGCTGAATTGGGTAGCGAAAATTACGATCAAATTAGAACGTTGTTCAGAGGGCATTGGAAGTTGAGGACATAA
- a CDS encoding NAD(P)H-dependent oxidoreductase, protein MKTLIILAHPSATSFNAQWAHASAEACSGEVLWSDLYAMGFDPIECAAHYGRSSDSFDPLKSQFEAAESNALPNDVTNEINKLREADRVIFHFPLWWFGPPAILKGWTERCLAHGEMHRSDARFDSGLCKGKEVLFCVTTGASAIESGPAGKEGDTNMHLWALAYTLRYCGFTIKQPLLLHGIHGYFEGDSEKKLEQRCKAMLAGQKQAIDGWSEIPNVRFNADTDFDEEGQLKLNSPSYTPFIRHTIAAKDLS, encoded by the coding sequence ATGAAAACATTGATTATTCTGGCTCACCCAAGTGCAACGTCATTCAACGCTCAGTGGGCTCATGCTTCTGCTGAGGCATGTTCCGGTGAGGTATTGTGGTCTGATCTTTATGCTATGGGTTTTGACCCTATCGAATGTGCTGCGCATTATGGTAGATCAAGTGACAGTTTCGACCCTTTAAAATCTCAATTCGAAGCCGCTGAAAGTAACGCCTTACCAAATGATGTAACTAATGAAATAAATAAACTTCGAGAAGCTGATCGCGTAATTTTTCACTTTCCTCTCTGGTGGTTTGGTCCCCCTGCCATTTTAAAAGGATGGACTGAACGCTGTTTAGCTCATGGTGAAATGCACAGAAGCGATGCTCGTTTTGACTCTGGCCTTTGCAAAGGTAAAGAGGTGTTATTTTGTGTCACGACAGGGGCCTCTGCGATAGAGAGTGGGCCAGCGGGAAAAGAAGGTGATACCAATATGCACCTTTGGGCGCTAGCCTACACTCTACGATACTGCGGATTTACTATAAAACAGCCACTTTTGCTTCATGGTATCCACGGCTATTTTGAAGGAGATTCAGAAAAGAAACTGGAACAGCGCTGTAAAGCGATGTTAGCAGGGCAAAAACAAGCGATAGATGGATGGAGTGAAATACCTAATGTCAGGTTTAATGCTGACACTGATTTTGATGAAGAAGGGCAATTGAAACTAAACTCACCAAGTTATACACCTTTTATTAGGCATACTATAGCTGCAAAGGATTTGAGTTAG